In the genome of Xenopus laevis strain J_2021 chromosome 1S, Xenopus_laevis_v10.1, whole genome shotgun sequence, one region contains:
- the apc.S gene encoding adenomatous polyposis coli homolog isoform X2: MAAASYDQLLKQVEALKMENTNLRQELEDNSNHLTKLESEASNMKDVLKQLQGSIEDEPMASSGQIDLLERLKDLNLDSSNFPAGKTRPKMSMRSYGSREGSLSGHSGECSPVPVGSCQRRGLLNGSQESTGYLEEIEKERLLLIAEHEKEEKEKRWYYAQLQNLTKRIDGLPLTENFSLQTDMTRRQLEYEARQIRAAMEEQLGTCQDMEKRVQTRVGKIQQLEEDILRIRQLLQTQVAEAAERTPQSKHEAACRDAEKLPDGQGTSEITTSSNIGSGQGSSGRADHDTTSVMSSNSTYSVPRRLTSHLGTKVEMVYSLLSMLGTHDKDDMSRTLLAMSSSQDSCIAMRQSGCLPLLIQLLHGNDKDSVLLGNSRGSKEARARASAALHNIIHSQPDDKRGRREIRVLHLLEQIRAYCETCWEWQEAHEQGMDQDKNPMPAPVDHQICPAVCVLMKLSFDEEHRHAMNELGGLQAIAELLHVDCEMYGLINDHYSVTLRRYAGMALTNLTFGDVANKATLCSMKSCMRALVAQLKSESEDLQQVIASVLRNLSWRADVNSKKTLREVGSVKALTECALDVKKESTLKSVLSALWNLSAHCTENKADICSVDGALAFLVGTLTYRSQTNTLAIIESGGGILRNVSSLIATNEDHRQILRENNCLQTLLQHLKSHSLTIVSNACGTLWNLSARNAKDQEALWDMGAVSMLKNLIHSKHKMIAMGSAAALRNLMANRPAKYKDANIMSPGSSVPSLHVRKQKALEAELDAQHLSETFDNIDNLSPKTTHRNKQRHKQNLCSEYALDSSRHDDSICRSDNFSLGNLTVLSPYINATVLPGSSSPRPTMEGNRPEKDRERTAQLSNYHSTTEISGNSSKRIGIQLSTTAQISKVMDEVSNIHLVQEDMSSGSASEMHSMSDERASQRKSSSNHPHSNPFSFTKGDGSTRGCPVAFTKMEYKMASNDSLNSVSSTDGYGKRGQVKPSVESYSEDDESKFFSYGQYPAGLAHKIHSANYMDDNDTELDTPINYSLKYSDEQLNSGRQSPTQNERWSRPKHIIDSEMKQSEQRQPRTTKTTYSSYTENKEEKHKKFPPHFNQSENVPAYTRSRGANNQVDQSRVSSNLSNNSKASKPHCQVDDYDDDKTTNFSERYSEEEQQEDETERQNKYNIKAYASEEHHGEQPIDYSRKYSTDVPSSAQKPSFPYSNNSSKQKPKKEQVSSNSNTPTPSPNSNRQNQLHPNSAQSRPGLNRPKQIPNKPPSINQETIQTYCVEDTPICFSRGSSLSSLSSAEDEIEGRERNSRGQESNNTLQITEPKEISAVSKDGAVNETRSSVHHTRTKNNRLQTSNISPSDSSRHKSVEFSSGAKSPSKSGAQTPKSPPEHYVQETPLMFSRCTSVSSLDSFESHSIASSIASSVASEHMISGIISPSDLPDSPGQTMPPSRSKTPPPPQTVQAKKDGSKPIVPDEERGKVAKTAVHSAIQRVQVLQEADTLLHFATESTPDGFSCASSLSALSLDEPYIQKDVQLKIMPPVLENDQGNKAEPEKEFIDNKAKKEDKRSEQEKDMLDDTDDDIDILEECIISAMPRKPSRKNKKVPQPTPGKPPPPVARKPSQLPVYKLLSSQNRLQTQKHVNFTHSDDMPRVYCVEGTPINFSTATSLSDLTIESPPSEPTNDQPNTDSLSTDLEKRDTIPTEGRSTDDTDASKPLNPTTVLDEDKAEEGDILAECIHSAMPKGKSHKPYRVKKIMDQINHTSAATSSGNSRSMQETDKNKPTSPVKPMPQSIGFKERLKKNTELKLNPNSENQYCDPRKPSSKKPSKVANEKIPNNEERTKGFAFDSPHHYTPIEGTPYCFSRNDSLSSLDFEDDDIDLSKEKAELRKEKGTKDTDQKVKYKHENRAINPMGKQDQTGPKSLGGRDQPKALVQKPTSFSSAAKGTQDRGGATDEKMENFAIENTPVCFSRNSSLSSLSDIDQENNNKETEPLKQTETSEGQLRLGRPQTSGYAPKSFHVEDTPVCFSRNSSLSSLSIDSEDDLLQECISSAMPKKRKPSKIKNEGEKSCSNSVGGILEPDLSLDLRDLQSPVSENALSPDSENFDWKAIQEGANSIVSRLHQAAAGSLSRQGSSDSDSILSLKSGISFGSPFHLTSDKEEKIITSNKGPKILKSGDKSALENKKIEEEPKGIKGGKKIYKSLITGKSRSSSDFSSHCKQSVQTNMPSISRGRTMIHIPGVRASSPSTSPVSKKGPVFKNVPSKSPNENQSSSSSPKGTKPLKSESLYGSRQPSTPSGSSKGNSRSGSKDSASSRPSPQPLSRPLQSPGRNSISPGKNGISPPNKFSQLPRTSSPSTASTKSSGSGRMSYTSAGRQLSQPNLSKQSGLPKTPSSIPRSESASKGLNQNANTGSNKKVELSRMSSTKSSGSESDRSERPALVRQSTFIKEAPSPTLRRKLEESASFESLSSSSRADSPTRSQTQTPALSPSLPDMALSTHSIQAGGWRKMPPNLNPATEHGDSRRRHDISRSHSESPSRLPVTRSVKK, encoded by the exons CGAACTCCACAGAGCAAGCATGAAGCGGCCTGCAGGGATGCTGAGAAGCTGCCCGATGGACAGGGAACCTCAGAAATCACAACATCCAGCAATATTGGAAGTGGACAG GGTTCATCAGGTAGAGCAGATCATGACACAACCAGTGTAATGAGCTCTAACAGCACTTACTCTGTTCCACGACGGCTCACAAGTCATCTTGGTACCAAG GTGGAAATGGTATATTCGCTTCTATCAATGCTTGGTACTCACGACAAGGACGATATGTCTCGGACTCTTCTAGCCATGTCAAGTTCTCAAGATAGCTGTATTGCTATGCGCCAGTCTGGGTGCCTTCCTCTGCTCATTCAGTTATTGCATGGCAACGACAAAGACTCTGTGCTGCTGGGAAACTCACGTGGAAGCAAAGAGGCCCGAGCTAGGGCTAGTGCAGCACTGCATAACATCATTCACTCTCAGCCTGACGACAAGCGAGGGAGAAGGGAGATCCGTGTCCTTCACCTGTTGGAGCAGATCCGGGCTTACTGTGAAACATGTTGGGAATGGCAGGAGGCACATGAACAAGGAATGGACCAGGATAAGAATCCAA TGCCTGCCCCAGTTGACCACCAGATATGTCCTGCTGTTTGTGTGCTGATGAAATTATCTTTTGATGAAGAACACAGACATGCAATGAATGAACTTG GTGGACTGCAGGCTATTGCTGAGCTTCTGCATGTAGATTGTGAAATGTATGGACTTATTAATGACCACTATAGTGTTACGTTACGGAGATATGCTGGGATGGCATTGACAAATCTCACTTTTGGTGATGTAGCTAACAAG gCTACACTGTGCTCAATGAAAAGTTGCATGCGAGCTCTTGTAGCTCAGCTTAAATCTGAAAGTGAAGATTTGCAACAG GTTATTGCAAGTGTTTTAAGGAATTTATCCTGGAGAGCAGATGTGAACAGCAAAAAAACCCTTCGAGAAGTGGGAAGTGTCAAGGCACTTACGGAATGTGCTCTGGATGTAAAGAAG gaGTCCACTCTGAAAAGTGTGCTAAGTGCTTTGTGGAATTTGTCAGCTCACTGCACTGAGAATAAAGCAGATATCTGCTCTGTGGATGGGGCATTGGCATTTCTAGTTGGCACATTAACTTACCGAAGTCAAACCAATACTCTGGCTATCATTGAGAGCGGTGGTGGAATACTCCGTAATGTGTCCAGCTTGATTGCTACTAATGAAGACCACAG ACAAATCCTAAGGGAGAACAACTGTTTGCAGACCTTACTCCAGCACTTGAAATCGCACAGCTTGACTATTGTAAGCAACGCCTGCGGCACCCTGTGGAATTTATCAGCACGAAATGCGAAAGACCAGGAGGCCCTCTGGGACATGGGGGCAGTCAGCATGCTCAAAAACCTTATCCACTCAAAGCACAAAATGATAGCTATGGGCAGTGCTGCGGCTTTAAGAAACTTAATGGCAAACAGACCTGCAAAATACAAGGATGCCAATATTATGTCCCCTGGTTCAAGTGTGCCATCTCTTCATGTTCGGAAACAGAAGGCTTTGGAAGCTGAATTAGATGCACAGCATTTATCTGAGACATTTGACAATATTGATAATTTAAGCCCCAAAACCACCCACCGCAATAAACAAAGGCATAAGCAGAACCTGTGCAGTGAGTATGCTTTGGATTCTAGCAGGCATGATGATTCCATTTGCCGCTCAGATAACTTTAGTCTTGGTAACTTGACTGTTCTTTCTCCATATATTAATGCAACTGTGCTACCAGGATCTTCTTCACCTCGACCAACTATGGAAGGTAACAGACCTGAAAAAGACAGAGAAAGAACAGCGCAGCTTAGCAACTACCATTCTACAACTGAAATTTCTGGAAACTCTTCTAAGCGTATTGGCATACAGTTGTCGACTACAGCTCAGATTTCTAAAGTTATGGATGAAGTATCAAATATTCACCTGGTTCAGGAAGACATGAGTTCAGGGTCTGCTTCTGAAATGCACAGCATGTCAGATGAAAGAGCTTCACAGAGGAAATCTTCCAGTAATCACCCCCATTCAAATCCATTTAGTTTCACGAAAGGTGACGGTTCCACGAGGGGTTGCCCGGTAGCATTTACGAAAATGGAATACAAAATGGCATCAAATGATAGTTTAAACAGTGTCAGCAGCACAGATGGCTATGGGAAACGTGGCCAAGTAAAACCATCTGTAGAGTCTTACTCTGAGGATGATGAAAGTAAATTTTTTAGTTATGGACAGTATCCTGCAGGGCTAGCACACAAAATTCACAGTGCAAACTACATGGATGATAACGATACAGAACTAGATACACCAATTAATTATAGTCTGAAATATTCAGATGAGCAGCTGAATTCTGGTAGACAAAGCCCAACACAGAATGAGAGATGGTCCAGACCAAAGCACATAATAGACAGTGAAATGAAACAAAGTGAACAAAGGCAACCTCGAACCACCAAAACAACATATAGTTCATATactgaaaataaagaagaaaagcataaaaaattCCCTCCCCATTTTAACCAATCAGAAAATGTACCTGCTTACACCAGATCAAGGGGGGCGAACAACCAAGTAGACCAGtctagagtgagctctaatcttTCTAACAATTCAAAAGCTTCCAAACCTCATTGTCAAGTTGATGACTATGATGACGACAAAACAACAAATTTTAGTGAACGCTATTCTGAGGAGGAACAACAGGAAGATGAAACTGAAAGACAAAACAAGTACAATATTAAGGCTTATGCTTCAGAAGAACACCATGGGGAACAGCCAATTGATTACAGCCGAAAGTATTCTACAGATGTTCCTTcatcagcacagaaaccatccTTCCCATATTCAAATAATTCCTCaaagcaaaaacccaaaaaagaGCAAGTTTCATCTAACAGCAACACTCCAACTCCATCACCAAACTCCAACAGACAAAATCAGCTTCATCCTAACTCTGCTCAATCCAGACCTGGGCTAAATAGACCAAAACAAATTCCTAACAAGCCTCCTTCTATTAACCAAGAGACTATTCAAACATATTGTGTTGAAGATACGCCCATATGTTTTTCACGAGGCAGTTCTTTATCTTCGCTCTCCTCTGCTGAGGATGAGATTGAAGGACGGGAAAGAAATTCAAGGGGACAAGAATCAAACAACACTCTTCAAATAACAGAACCTaaagaaatcagtgcagtctccAAAGATGGTGCAGTAAATGAAACCCGTTCATCAGTCCACCATACACGGACTAAAAACAACAGACTTCAAACATCTAACATATCTCCCTCTGATTCATCCAGACACAAATCTGTTGAATTTTCATCAGGTGCTAAGTCACCATCAAAGAGTGGTGCGCAAACACCCAAAAGCCCACCAGAACATTATGTCCAAGAAACACCTTTAATGTTTAGTAGGTGCACGTCAGTGAGCTCATTAGATAGTTTTGAGAGTCATTCTATTGCTAGCTCTATAGCTAGCTCTGTGGCAAGTGAACACATGATTAGTGGGATTATAAGCCCTAGCGATCTTCCTGACAGCCCTGGTCAAACAATGCCTCCAAGCAGAAGTAAAACACCACCACCTCCTCAAACAGTGCAAGCTAAAAAAGATGGCAGTAAGCCTATAGTTCCTGACGAAGAAAGGGGAAAAGTTGCAAAGACAGCAGTACATTCTGCAATTCAAAGAGTTCAAGTTCTTCAGGAAGCAGATACTCTCTTGCATTTTGCTACTGAGAGTACACCTGATGGATTTTCATGTGCATCCAGTCTCAGTGCTTTAAGTCTGGATGAGCCATATATTCAGAAAGATGTACAGCTGAAAATTATGCCGCCTGTTTTGGAAAATGATCAAGGGAATAAAGCAGAGCCAGAAAAGGAGTTTATAGACAATAAAGCTAAAAAGGAAGATAAAAGATCAGAACAAGAAAAGGATATGCTTGATGACACAGATGATGACATCGATATACTAGAAGAATGTATAATTTCTGCCATGCCTAGGAAACCTTCAAGGAAAAACAAGAAAGTTCCCCAACCAACGCCAGGAAAACCACCACCACCAGTTGCGAGAAAACCAAGTCAGTTACCGGTTTATAAACTACTTTCATCTCAAAATAGACTTCAGACTCAAAAGCATGTTAATTTCACACATTCAGATGATATGCCTAGAGTTTACTGTGTTGAAGGAACGCCAATAAATTTTTCTACAGCAACATCTCTTAGTGATCTCACAATAGAATCCCCACCAAGTGAACCGACAAATGATCAGCCAAATACTGACTCTCTGTCCACGGACTTAGAAAAGAGAGACACTATTCCTACTGAGGGAAGGAGTACAGATGACACAGAtgcaagtaaacctttaaatccTACTACAGTACTGGATGAGGATAAAGCTGAGGAAGGTGACATTCTTGCAGAATGTATACATTCTGCCATGCCTAAAGGAAAAAGTCACAAACCATACAGAGTCAAAAAAATAATGGATCAGATTAATCACACGTCAGCTGCAACGTCCTCCGGTAATAGCAGAAGTATGCAAGAAACTGATAAAAATAAGCCAACCTCACCAGTAAAACCTATGCCACAATCTATTGGTTTCAAAGAACgcttaaagaaaaacacagagttGAAACTAAATCCTAATAGTGAAAATCAGTACTGTGATCCGAGGAAACCGAGTAGTAAAAAACCCTCAAAAGTTGCAAATGAAAAGATTCCAAACAATGAAGAGAGAACTAAAGGATTTGCATTTGATTCCCCTCACCATTATACGCCAATTGAAGGGACACCATACTGTTTTTCGAGGAATGATTCATTAAGTTCCCTAGATTTTGAGGATGATGATATTGATCTTTCCAAAGAAAAGGCAGAGTTAAGAAAAGAAAAGGGAACAAAGGATACTGACCAAAAAGTAAAATACAAACATGAGAATAGAGCTATAAATCCGATGGGCAAACAAGATCAGACTGGACCAAAGAGCTTAGGAGGAAGAGATCAACCTAAAGCATTAGTACAGAAACCAACTTCATTCTCTTCTGCAGCAAAGGGAACCCAAGACAGGGGGGGGGCTACTGatgagaaaatggaaaattttgCCATTGAAAATACTCCTGTTTGCTTTTCTCGGAATTCATCTTTGAGCTCACTAAGTGATATTGATCAAGAgaacaataataaagaaactgaaCCTTTAAAACAAACAGAAACTTCTGAAGGACAGCTAAGACTGGGCAGACCTCAAACTTCAGGGTATGCACCTAAATCTTTTCATGTGGAGGACACACCAGTGTGTTTTTCTAGGAACAGTTCACTCAGTTCTTTGAGTATAGACTCTGAAGATGATTTGTTACAGGAATGCATAAGTTCTGCTATGCCCAAGAAAAGGAAGCCATCAAAAATTAAGAATGAAGGTGAGAAGAGTTGTTCAAATAGCGTTGGTGGCATTTTGGAACCAGATCTTTCACTAGATCTGAGAGATCTCCAAAGCCCTGTTTCTGAAAATGCCCTTTCCCCAGACTCTGAAAACTTTGACTGGAAAGCAATTCAGGAAGGTGCAAATTCAATAGTGAGTCGTTTACATCAAGCTGCTGCTGGTTCACTCTCCCGACAAGGATCTTCAGATTCTGATTCCATTCTTTCATTGAAATCAGGAATTTCCTTTGGATCCCCATTCCATCTTACTTCAGACAAGGAGGAAAAGATAATCACTAGTAACAAAGGGCCAAAAATATTAAAGTCAGGTGATAAAAGTgcacttgaaaataaaaaaattgaagaaGAACCGAAAGGAATTAAAGGGGGCAAGAAAATTTATAAGAGCTTAATAACAGGGAAATCACGCTCCAGCTCAGACTTCTCAAGTCATTGTAAGCAATCAGTACAAACAAATATGCCCTCAATCTCCCGAGGAAGAACAATGATCCATATTCCTGGTGTTCGTGCTAGCTCTCCCAGCACAAGTCCTGTATCAAAAAAAGggcctgtttttaaaaatgtaccatccaaaagtccaaatgaaaaccagagtTCTAGTAGCTCACCCAAAGGTACAAAACCTTTAAAATCCGAATCATTGTATGGTAGCAGGCAGCCATCGACACCAAGTGGATCAAGTAAAGGAAACTCCAGGTCAGGATCTAAAGATTCTGCTTCTTCGAGGCCATCTCCACAACCATTAAGCAGACCTTTGCAGTCTCCTGGTCGGAACTCTATTTCACCTGGTAAAAATGGAATAAGTCCTCCAAACAAATTTTCTCAATTGCCAAGGACATCATCTCCTAGTACAGCATCTACAAAATCATCTGGCTCAGGAAGAATGTCTTATACATCTGCAGGGAGGCAGCTGAGTCAACCGAACCTTAGCAAACAATCGGGACTGCCCAAAACGCCTAGCAGTATACCTCGAAGTGAATCTGCATCAAAAGGTTTGAACCAAAATGCAAACACTGGGTCAAACAAAAAAGTAGAACTGTCTAGAATGTCCTCAACAAAATCTAGTGGAAGTGAATCTGACCGATCTGAGAGACCTGCTTTGGTGCGCCAGTCTACCTTTATTAAGGAAGCACCTAGCCCAACATTAAGAAGGAAATTGGAAGAATCCGCATCATTTGAGTCCTTATCTTCCTCATCAAGAGCAGATTCTCCAACAAGATCACAAACTCAGACACCTGCTTTGAGCCCCTCCCTTCCTGATATGGCTTTATCAACGCACTCCATTCAAGCTGGGGGGTGGCGGAAAATGCCTCCCAACCTGAATCCTGCTACGGAACACGGTGATAGCCGCAGACGTCATGACATAAGTCGATCACATTCGGAATCTCCATCCAGGCTTCCAGTCACACGATCAG TGAAAAAGTAA